TGGGCATACAGCGGGCGCTGCACTTGGAACGGGGTACGAGTACATGCTAAATTACTTGCTTACACAGAGGTAAGATGTTCTGCAAACCGCACTAACACTCCCTGCGCCCAAGCAGGACCGCTCTAGTTTGTGAAACTCACATTTGAGCCAATTTCACAGGAAGCAAATTATTCAAATTAATTATACTTTGTGTAGTTTTCTGAGATTTTGTTTAATCAGATAACTGCATAAAACCCCCAAAACTCACCTTTTAAAAGTCCGACTGCTCCAGTGCACCAGTCCCAGGGGATTAAGTACCAGTGATCACGAACACCACCACTGCGGTTACACTGGCTCCAGCGGTCATACCCACATGGCAAGTGATCGGCCGCAGCGGTCATACGCACGTGGCCAATGATCGGCCGCAGCGGTCATACCCCCGTGGCCAGTGATCGGCCGCAGCGGTCATACCCATGTGGCCAGTGATAGCCAGCAGCGGTCATACGCACGTGGCCAGTGATCGGCCGCAGCGGTCATACCCATGTGGCCAGTGATAGCCCGCAGCGGTCATACGCacgtggccagtgattggccgcaGCGGTCATACCCCCGTGGCCAGTGATCGGCCGCAGCCGTCATACCCACGTGGCCAGTGATCGGCCGCCGCGGTCATACCCACGTGGCCAGTGATCGGCCGCAGCCGTCATACCCACGTGGCCAGTGATCGGCCGCCGCGGTCATACCCACGTGGCCAGTGATCGGCCGCAGCGGTCATACCCACGTGGCCAGTGATCGGCCGCAGCGGTCATACCCACGTGGCCAGTGATCGGCCGCAGCGGTCATACCCACGTGGCCAGTGATCGGCCGCAGCGGTCATACCCCCGTGGCCAGTGATCGGCCGCAGCGGTCATATGAACAATAAACAGCACATTACCACTGCAGAGTAGtgatgctttttttaaaataaatagttATCTACCCTCtagaatttttaaccccttaaggactggccccttttttttcttcttccccactttcaaaaaaaatcataagtcttttatttatccatcaacatagcagtctgagggcttatttttggcacGGCGAATTGTATTgttcaatggtactatgtaatgtaccatatgatgtactgaaaaattggcatgaaatgaaaaaaaataaaagcaatttttATGGGGTGCATACtgtggtaaaaatgacatgataaatgtACTCTATGGGTCAATGCGATTATTACCAtatcaatgtgtgtgtgtgtatgtatatatatatatatatatatatatatatatatatatatatatatatatatatatatatatatatatgcataaatgtagttttttcctttgtttttgctatactacttttataAAACAGATCATCTTCAGAAAGTAAATGAGATTTTCTGCCGCTATCCTCTGACCgacataacgttttcatttttccatcggcATAGCTgtgcaagggctcgttttttgcaggatctcgtgtagtttctgttggtactattttggagtacgtacggcttttgttatttttttttcttcaatgagacggggtgaccaaaaaaagtgcaattctgatatTGGTGTACTTTCTTTCCTGATGATGTTCACCGCGCAGGACAATGAACGCGTAACATTGATAGATCGGGACTTTTATGCACGCagggataccaaatatatatttttttatttctctttataaatacaggaaaggaggggggggggaggttaaacttttacttctttttatttttttctaataattaataagttTTTCTTTtgacttatttttacatttttcttagtCCCCACAGGTGACTTGAACTTTTGGTTGCTTGAGCGCTcatgcaatataatgtaatacccCAGTATTACCTTTTCCTGCCGTCTGacaagcatggcttgataggcaatcagccatggcagtgTTGCGGGCTTTCAAgaaggcatatatctatattacactcaagttcggcactatggagcaacTCCAGCAACTTCATTGGTTctcattcacaattccagcaacctcatttgtCGTtcgtgccgaacttgagtgtaatatagatatatgctttCAGAAGGCTCCAGGCAACTAAATAGCACCTTGCGATTGCATTATGGGAGGCCGATCAGGAGATTTAAATGCCATGTTCACGCTGATTGCGCCTTTTGCCGACAgcatcagctgtaagaaacacccAGAACCCGGATTGTATGGCGCAGAATAGTCTCCCAAACACCTCCATACAAACTCCAAAAGAACAGGATGTAAAACACTTcaggaaaacccttccaggctgtattcacatgggtgagtgtgattttggtcagtgaaaagtATCTACTTTCCATGCAATTTTAATGTTATTTTCTGTCTATTTtcatctgattttcacagtttttataGTGCATTTTTCAGTTCTGCCTtcctaattctttttttttagcgatcTCACTgcgttaaaatcacattgcactagCATAAAAATCACATGTGATTGCAATGGATTTTTTAATAGTGCcacagaaaataatgggcgattcttgaatAAGAATCCCACAAGAATACGACATGCAGCAATTTCTCAAACTTAGAGTATTGAGAATaattgtgaattaacccattcaaatgagaGTTCTTTTCTTCTTCACCAATTAATTTTCAATACAATGAATTAAGAAGCTCAAGAAACGGCCCCTTCTTGGCTGTCTCTGATTATCCCCTACTGCCCACCTATGTAATCACAGAGCCAAGTACATTACCACTTTAATGAATGGATCTGGGAATATCGCACATTCTGTATAAATATCAGTTCATTCACAATTCCCATATAAATAGATGATTCTCCGAATGTTTAAAAGGAACACAACCTGGAATGCAACACTGTAAATACTCATCATGTAAGACAAGAAACTCAAACATATCCGCAGGACACAACGGTGTCTTCCACTCCCGCTGTAGAGAACGCCATAACAGAGGTTCTTTGCATCACTTATGAGGCAGGTACAAGACGGCCGTTCAGCCATATCCATTTTCCAACAGTACCTTGAAAGTTAGAGGGTATTGATAGGAAAAGTAGACCGTTTCATACAGCGTTACGTATAAAACAGACATTATTATAAAAGCTATCTTGTTCCTGAAGCTGGATGTCCCATGGCTGAAGTCAGTCCGACCATAGCTTCACTGGCCTCCCAAAGTTTTTTGGCAATGCCGGCATCCTGCGCATTAGGGCGAAGCTTGCAGGGCTTAGAGTCTGAGAAGTAGCCGCCATTATGTTGGAGAACGTCATCAGATATAGCACAGTATATGACAGTCTGGGCCGCCGCCTGACATGAGATGAAGAACAAGGATGTGAAGACATACATCACTATGCGGAAAAGAAACGAAAATTGGGAGGTCCAATCACCAACCACATAGCCTGCAAGAAAGAGGGATATAATTTAGTATACGCACTGCTGACCAAAGTAGTAACTCTGTATCACATTCAGTAGTGGTTTATGTGGTTTGTCATCATGGAGACTCTCACTGGCGGACTCCAGCGGTCCATGTGCTACCTCTATGGCCATACATCTGAATTCTACATAGTTAGCTAAACCTCAGGAGCTGGATCCATGGTGATCAGCAGATCATTTAGGCAGTGCTTAGATCAAGTGGTATCAATAGATTGAAAAGTACTTCCACATTTACCTCTCCTCTCAGACAAACAGTcaccaaacttaaaggggtatttgccCTTCTACCTACttatgatctatcctcagaatagagcATCAAGAGCATATTAACATGGTTCACCACCCAGGATCTTcagagatcagctgttcctcttgCCAGTACCTAAGTGTATGCAGCTGTATTGTTGCTggtagcagacagctccaaacattgcacagtggcccgggttggtactgcaggctgagagtCATTCACGTCCATTGGACTCACCCTGCAATATCAACTaaagccactgcacaatgtacaaatTTGTCTGTAGTTCTGGCAACAAAAACAGCTCTACATACTAAGACATCGGCTGAGggaacagctgatcgctgggggtccgagGCTGCAGgcccctgctgatctgctattgattatCTATCTGGGTGATAGGTAGAAGGTCCTCTGAAAAGCGGGACAAGCTGCATACCTTTAAAACCCCATACCCATTGTTTCCATTGCTGTTCTTATTTGTGCTTTAGTCCTCTCCCATTTGCTCACATGACATAAGGAGGCTGATGCTGTTTCACTGTTAAGTGGGTGGTCCGCAGCCCCTAGTGTCAGTGGCTGACATGAGAGGGCTAGTATTGGGCTCTGTAGCATGTGAGCAAAGTGGGGATGCCATAGGATTTTAAACTATGTTCTTGTGTACAAAGTGACCCAAAAGAATCTATGTTGGGGAGACTAAGCAGAGACTACAGTCCAGCATGAATCTATAGAGCCAAATATAATGTGGCTGATTAGCCAATACAAATATCACTATTTTCTGGCTAACACGATACCGCACTATCTTTGCTGTATAATGGAAACCCCAAAGcagatgtaaacagagccttaAACGTCCACAGTGTATTTACTATTAATTAGAAGCAGTGTTGTAAAGTAATAGCATTTCGGTGTACGGGTTTCTCCTATAATGGTCTGAGAACTAAATGACTAAAGAAAGATCACTCAGATAAATGGTTATGATATTAGGTGGCCTCAGGTGCCACGTGATGCAATTATTGATCGAACCATAGGCCCTGACCTGGATGAACAGCACAAGCCGTGACTCCATGCCTCTCCATCTGTCGAGCCATCTCCTGGGTAAAGTAGACATTTGCCAGCTTGCTTCGGCAGTAGGTGAACAGTGGCACGATGTTGTAGTTTAGGTCCGAGAAGTCCAGCTTTTGATATTTGTGAACGTTAGAAGTTATGGTAACAATGCGGCTTGGAGAACAACTTTTTAGCCGATCTATTAAGAGATTGGTGAGAAGGAAAGGTCCAAGGTGGTTGACTCCGAAGCACATACTGAACCCGTTATCCGTCCAGTCTAGCACAGCCGGAACGCCTGTCAAGTAAAAGAAGCTAGTTAAACCACAAGATACAACTAGAAAAGTGAATGCACCGGTTTTGTTCAGAGCTATGtaatattaaagggccactcgggCAAAATCACTTTTCCTTCTctgtccccctcacctgattgcctgaaGCATAACTGGTATATAACACAATTTTCTAATGTACTTTGTTTTAATGTCTCACCATCTCCTTGCTTGCTGTAAGCACACTGGCAACACTGCTTACACTCACTGAAGTCAAGCGTCAATCATTGGCTAAACTTGATGGGAATGTCATTCTTCTTTAACTATACTAAACATGTAATGAACTGATCAATAAAAAACTTGCAGCCCTGATTAAAACCCTTTCAGAAAAACCTATGCATCATCCTCACTAGGTTCTCTTAAGGtgcccaatagagatgagcgagtatactcactaaggccaaCGTATCCTCCCgttcgtctgtaaagattcggctgccggtgcgggtgacaggtgagttgcggaggtgagcggggggggggggggggggggggggggggggggggggaagagagagagatctcccctccgttcctccctgctctcccccgctgaatctttagagacgagcagaaggatactcggctaaggcactactcggctAAGTTCAATGTGCCGATCCTTCTTTCCTTCAACATCACCTGTCAGGGGGCCCCATACCATGCCAGTTGGCCAGTCCTGCATAAATGTGCAGGTTCAGATGGCTTTTTATGTTTATAGGAGCCTTTAGAGGTGTTCCCTCTCAAATTTGACAGGTCAAATGCCCCCAGCTTCTCCCCAGTGTATCATTGTGTCTTGTCCATGTCCGCTTCTCCATATTAACCTTTAATTTACTATTCTTGGATCTTATGTTCATCATTATTCTCAACCGTAATTCCATCCCCGGTCTGCTTGTCATGCTGATGGACAATCGATTATATTAACACGTTCCATTTTGTATATCCTTGTATTATTTCAGGTGGAGGAGTAACATTGGAATGGCCTGTTATTACATTGTACAATTACACTAGgcaacaaaaataaaaaggtttccTTCCCAGGAATTTACCACTAGTTTTGCGT
This region of Eleutherodactylus coqui strain aEleCoq1 chromosome 5, aEleCoq1.hap1, whole genome shotgun sequence genomic DNA includes:
- the LOC136628201 gene encoding retinol dehydrogenase 13-like, whose product is MYVLVTVLAALFLALLQRRFKSRRPCLDPKRLDGKTVLITGGASGIGKETAVALARRGARVHITSHDEQKGEEALRDIKKESASMNVRFWSLNMANLQSIRNFCKEFLKNESRLDILINSDGVPAVLDWTDNGFSMCFGVNHLGPFLLTNLLIDRLKSCSPSRIVTITSNVHKYQKLDFSDLNYNIVPLFTYCRSKLANVYFTQEMARQMERHGVTACAVHPGYVVGDWTSQFSFLFRIVMYVFTSLFFISCQAAAQTVIYCAISDDVLQHNGGYFSDSKPCKLRPNAQDAGIAKKLWEASEAMVGLTSAMGHPASGTR